TAAAAATTCTAGTTCCACCAACTGAGTTTACTGAGGATCCCCAGTAGCTGTTTACGTCGGTTGTTCCCACACCATTGTGGTTTTTGTCTGATTTTCCATGAATGAAAACTGTGTATGTTTGGGCGCTTAGAGATCCCGCTAATAGAAAGGCTGTGATTGTTGTTAATACGGTTCGCATCTGGTTTTCCTGTTTCTGAAGGTATGTTCTCTTTGTTTTATAAGTTTGGCAAAAGATTGACAAGAATTTTTTGCCTAGTTTAGACAAATTTTTAACATAAATTTGACATTGTCGTGGTTTCCCTGACAATGTTTGGGTCGGGACCCTAGGATTTTGCTAGGGGAAAGCGGATGGAAAAGAGGGTTTTGCCAGGTTGGCTCTCCACTTGGATGCTTCCATTGTGGTTTTGGATGATCTTTTGGACGATGGATAACCCGAGTCCGGTACCCATCCCCAATTCTTTGGTAGTAAAAAATGGCTCAAAAATGCGAGGGAGGATGTCTTCGGGGATCCCTTTCCCATTGTCTTCGATGGTGATGACCGCATCAGTTTCTTCCTCTTTTAAGAAAATACGGATTTTCCCTCCTTCTTTCGGACAAGCTTGGATCGAGTTGTAGATGAGGTTCGTCCACACTTGAACCAACTCATCCGCATGACCAAGCACCCTCGGATCGCCACTGACCTTCCATTCAATTTCTATGTTTTGTTTCCAACTAGTGGAATACATAGAGAGGACTGAATCAATTCCTTCCTTGAGTACAAGGAGTTTTTGGGATTCTCTAGGACCTGAGTAAGAGTGGTGTTTCAGGGCAAAAACAATTTTGGAAGCGCGCTCCACTGCTGTTTCAATAATTCCCAAATGAAATCCAATCACAAAGTCGTTTAGTAGAGATTGGAAAATATTCCTACCTTCTTCTGTTTCGAATAGTTTTTGGTATTCTTCGGGAACCGTTTCGATTTTAAAATCGAAACAGGTATCGGCTAGGGAAATGGGATCGGGAATCGATTTTGATTTGAAGAAGGCAATGAGTTCTTTTTTTCTTTTAAAGCGAGATGTAACTTCAGAGCGTTTTTGGTTTTTAAATTCCGCGATAAATTTTTCGGCTAAAAGGAAGTTTTCTGTTTTTTCGGGATTTAGGACATTCGTTTGTCCATCTTTAATAAATTGAATACTCCCTTTAATGGCTGCTAGTGGGTTATTGATTTCATGTGCAACACTTGCGGCAATTTTTCCAAGAGTGGACATTCTCTCCGCTTGCAGAAGTTGTTCTTGAGTTTCTCTAAGTTCTAAGATGGTTTGGTTTAAAGATTCTGTCCTTTCTTTAATTTTTTGTTCTAATTGAAGTCTTGCATCTCGAACAATCGATATCATTTCATTGAAACTATTCGATAATTCTCCGATTTCATCTCTACTCGATACTTTGACGGTAACAAATAAATCGCCGGAATGCATCTTTCGGATCCCAGCAAGTAGTCTAGTTAATGGATAGACTATGCTTGTTTTATGTAATACCGGGTACAACATAAAGATTGTAAACAGAGAGAAAAGTAATGTGACAATGAGCCAAACTACAGTTTGGTGAACTATATTCCTGTATTCTATATAGGGAATTGCAATTAGGAAATGATGGTTTTTTGCATAAAAGTCGGATGTCCAATAAATTCCATTTGGTTCGTTAGAAAAAGATTCTACCGTGAAAGATTCAAAAGAAGCAGGACGGTCAAAAATTTGTTTTATATTTTCTTTTGTGAAATTGATTTTGTTAATTCTGAAGTTTTGATTTTGCAAATCGACGACTAAATCAGAAAGATAAACAAAGGGAAAGGTTGTCCCTGATTCCAATTGTGTTTTGATACTATGTTTCTCTCTACTCATTTCATTTTGAAAGTCTACTCGAAACCGATTGAATAAAAAATTAGCAACAATAGAGAGTATCAAATATAAAACGGTTAAGTTGAAAGTCATGATTTTGAATCCAACTGTAGATGGGATGGTTTCTTGGTTGAGTGACACCAACACAAGAATAGTCATGATAATGATTGTTAGGTTAGTGAGTAAAAATAAGAATGTTGGTTTGCTAAAATAATTTAGGTCTACCAAAATATCAGCAAATGCTAATGAAAGAATTCCAAGGATGGCTAAAAGGAACCCTCCTGTATTTCTTTTTTTGGCTCCTTGAAAGCGAAGAAATTTTGCAGTCAAAGCTGCGATCGTATTCCCGAGAATCAAACAAAGTACACCGGCTATGGAAATGATCGAAAGTTGGACAATTGTTGAGGGTGAGTTTTGGTCTGGAACATAAAATTCCATTTTGGGATCAAAATGGATTTCCCTGTAAAAAAATCCGATCCCATTCGCTAGGATAGCCAAACCTGCAAGTAGGATGTGGATCCTAAGGCTCCAGATTTTCCAACGTGGAAAACTATTTTCCTGAAACTCGAAGGCAAGATTTGAGGAGGCTACCCCCAAAACTAATATGACTGGGTTTTTTAAGAAAACAAAAACATAGGCCGTCCAAGGCGAAACGAAAGAATTACAAATCGACCAAGCCACAGACCAGAAAAAAAGACAGAACAGCGGAACAAGCAGGCCACGAAATGTAGGAGTGAGATCCTCCTTTCGAGACATAAAATAAACAAAGGCAATCCCGCTCACCAAACAGAGCCCAAAATAGAAAAAACTATAAAGATTCAGTAAGGGAGCCAAGCAATCCAGATATCCCTGATGTTTGACTTTAGGCAAGCATTTCGTTTTTCCTGGCAGATTTAATTTGTGCGCCGCACAAATTTTGGATTGCCGCCGGGGAGTCGCTGGAAATCATGGACTTGTTGTGCAATGCACAATTGAATTCTCCCGTTAGAGGACCCAATGCGAAAACAAAACTCACTCATCCAAATCCTAGGAACCTGCTTTCTTGCTCTAATGTTCCTAACCGAATCGTATGGTAAGATTAGTTCGGCAGGCCTAAGTGTTCGAAACGAATCTTCCAAAAGAAAATTGGAAGTCTACATTGCCAAATACCGTCCGAGCCTATCTGCCAGAGAAAGATCGGAACTTGTTTCTGCTTTGGAACGCGCCTCTTTGAATCTACGTCTGCCGGCAGGTAAGAAACACGAACGTTATGACAAATTGGGATTTTTGGTAGGCCTAGTGCACACAGAATCTCAATTTCATAAACGGGCCAAGTCCCATAAGGGTGCTCTCGGCCTGATGCAAGTGATGCCGGCAACAGCGAAGTGGTTGGCAACAAAAGAAGGAATCTCGTTTTCTTCTGAAAAAGACCTATATGATCCAGAAACTAATTTGTATCTTGGTGTCTTGTATTTGAATTATCTTTTCGAACGAACTGATTCTGTGGAAGCAGCCTTACTATCCTATAATGCAGGACTTGGAGGTTATAAACGGTTTGGAGGCATTCCAGAGTATTCAAAATCAGTGTATCGTTACTATGAAGATTGGAAATCCATGCCAGTGCCAACACGAAGTATGATTTCGGAGACGGTTGCGAGTCTTCTTTCTATTTAAATTTTACTTTACATGGTTCCAAAACCGACAAGGCTCTTATCCGTTTTACAAAACAAAAGGATGGGAGCGTATGGATTTAATTCGTAGATACGGTGTGTATCTAGCAGTTGTTATATTGGTCATTATTGGCCTTATCTTCTTTTTATTTAAGGATAATGCGGGTTCTGATCAAGATGCTAGAGAGAAAGCCAGACAAGAACGGATGGCAAGTAGCTCTGATCCAACGCAAGGTGATGATGCTTCTAGTAGTGGTTCTGACTCTGCTGGTGGGATTCCAGATGATGGAGCCACACCGGAATATATTTTAGAAAAGTATTTAGAATGGTCGGAATACCCTCCGTTTTCAAGACCTATGTCTATTTTAAATCATGATTTAGCATTTCCTTTCATCATCGAAACCTCTCCCGACTATTCCATTGATCCAAAAACGAACGAACCAACAGGTTATGTTTGTCTATTCCAACCCAAAACTTGGGCCGTCATTGGAAACAAAGACATGATGTATGTAACTTTAGAGTGTCGCGACAAAGCGAGAAACCGTGTGAAGGTATCTATCGATTCGCACCAAGTATTTAAAGAATGGGAAGGCCAAAGGTTTGGAGTTGTTAGTGCATCCGTCAATGATAACGGAACAGATGGAGACCAAACAAGAGGAGATAACATTTTTACTTTTTCTTGGAAACCACAAAAACCAGATTGGGGTCAAATGTCTCTCGTTGCAGAAATTACTTATGGGCCAGAGAATCTTAAAACAACTTTAACCTCTAGTTTTTTTTCCAGTCCATCCATCCCTGCAGAATTTAATGGAGTGTTTTCTGATTCCTTACAAGATGGTTCTCTCATCGTAAGAGCGGTTGTGAATGTCTATAAAAAAGGGAAATACCATTTGGAAGCGAATTTAAAGGACGAAAAGAATGGAGAGTATGTCGCCTATTCAGTATTTGATGGAGATTTGGTTTCCGGTTCTAACGAAGTAGAATTTACTTTTTATGGAAAGATCCTTCGTGATAAAGATTTAGACGGGCCATATTTAGCCACATCCTTTCGTGGACACCGTGTGAATTTACCAATTGATCCGGAGTGGTTCAATCAAGGTGCCGAAGGACTTCGCAAAATCCAAGCGGCAAAAACAACAGAACCAGACCGTGAACTTGTCATCCCCTATAAGGATGAATACAAAACAAAGTATTATAAAGTGGAATCCTTCTCGAATGCAGCTTGGGATTCGGCAGACAAACAAAATCGCATTCGTCAAATTAAATCATTGCAGTAACTTATGTTAGATAAAGTAAAAACCTTTACAAGAAAGAGACCTTTTTTAAGTCTCTTTCTGCTTTTTATCCTCACCCTTCCTGTTTCCTTACATTTTTTGTTTTGGGGACTTGTATCATTAAAAGCTCCCAACTACCAAGGAGAGATTGTTTCTGACAAAATCATATCCAAGGTGACTGTGATTCGAGACAGTGCCGGAATTCCTCACATTGTTGCTGGCGATGCCAAGTCCGCCTACTTTGCCTTAGGTTATACGATGGCCCAGGATCGAATTTTCCAAATGGAATTACAAAGGCGGATTGGCAAAGGGGAACTCACAGAAATTTTTGGCGAAAAACTGATTCCGACTGATCAGTTTTTAAAGTCTCTCCTTTTGAAAAAAACAGCAGAAGAATATGCCAACCAAAAGGAACATATTTATCCAGAAGCATGGAACCAGTTGGATTGGTTTTTGGAAGGGGTGAATCATTTTCTCTCCGAAGACAATTTGCCAATCGAATACACAATTCTTGGGATCAAACCAAAACCATTTGATCGGGTCGACGCCATTTCCTTCCTGTTTTATATGGGTTTTTCTTTTGCAGAAGGAATCAAATCGGACAGTTTGTACACAATCATGGAATCAGAGTTAAAGGGTCGTTCCGCGAGCGAACTTTTCCCGAGGTATGACTTTGAGAAAAATGCTACCATTTTGGAAACACAACCCGATGTTCAAAAGTTGGCGCAGAATCTAGATTTAAAAAATTTAAATCCAATCCATACCCAAAGTCAAAACCATTCCCTAAAACCAAACCAACAGAACCTTACAAGCGGATCCGATGTGCTCAATCTAAAACAACTTGTATCCTTTGTGAATCAACTCCAGTTGCCAATTGAGCCTTTGGAAGGAAGTAATTCATGGCTTGTGGGACCGAGTCGATCAGAAAGTGGTGGGGCCGTTCTTGCCAATGACCCACACATTGCATTATCCAATCCTGGTGCTTGGTATGAAGCTTATATTGAATACCCTGGATATGAAAACTACGGATACTTTTTATCCATCATTCCTTTTCCCCTCATTGCACATAACAGAGACAAGGCATGGGGGCTAACCATGTTGGAACAAGATGATGTGAATTTGTATTTGGAAACCATTGATGGAAACAAATTCAAAACTGGAGCTGGTTGGAAGGATTTGACTTACTACCGCGATCCCATTCGTAAAAAAGATGGTACAGAAATTCCATTTGAAGTGGGAATCACAAACCATGGCCCACTCATTACAGAACATATCAAAGGATTCAAAGGTCGACCAGTCAGTTTGTACTGGGCTCACCACCATTTACAAAACCCACTCCTGGATGTTCTCTTTCAAATGGGAAAATCAAAATCATTCACAGAACTAGATTCGGCATCTTCTATGATTGGTGCCCCTGGGCTTAATTTTAGTTATGCGGATAAAAATGGAAACATTGCTTACTACGCTGTAGGAAGGTTCCCGATTTTAAAGTCTGGAAATTCACGCAAAATTTTAGAGGGTTCTACGGGAGAAAACGATGTGATTGGTTATGTTCCGGCAAAGAACAATCCAAAGATCATCAACCCTAAAAATGGAATCATTGTCACTGCTAATAACCAAGTGACAAACAAATCCCTTCCAGGACTTGGAAAACCAGAAGGCAACTGGCAACCGCCGGATCGTTTTCAAAGGTTAGTTGGAATTTTGGAAACAAAAGAAAAATGGAGTTTGGAAGAACTTGCAGCCATCCAAAACGATACGGTCTCTTCCTTTGCACCCGAGTATTTAGATCTAGTTTTATCCACTGTTAAGGATGCCAAAACACCGAATGGGAAAAAGGTATTAGGGATCTTAAAAACTTGGAACTTTGAACATTTCCCAGAATCACAAGGTGCAGCTGTTTATGATGTTTTCTTCTATATCACTCTTCGTGAGTTGTTAATCGATGAAATGGGACCCGCCAATTTTGAGTTATATGGAGATATGGCTGAATATTGGAATGCATACCGGCGTTTTGTCCGTAACCCTGATTCGACTTTTTGGGACGACCTAAGAACAGAAGGAATCACTGAATCAAGAGAAGATATTTTGAAAAGGTCAATTGAGGAAACGGGAAGGTATTTGGAAAAACATCTATCTGCCTCGCCAAGTCTTTGGACTTGGAAAAATCTATATAAAATCAAACATCCACATCCTCTTGGCGTATTGCCAGTGATAGGTGGGATTTTTG
The sequence above is drawn from the Leptospira sp. WS4.C2 genome and encodes:
- a CDS encoding ATP-binding protein; the protein is MAPLLNLYSFFYFGLCLVSGIAFVYFMSRKEDLTPTFRGLLVPLFCLFFWSVAWSICNSFVSPWTAYVFVFLKNPVILVLGVASSNLAFEFQENSFPRWKIWSLRIHILLAGLAILANGIGFFYREIHFDPKMEFYVPDQNSPSTIVQLSIISIAGVLCLILGNTIAALTAKFLRFQGAKKRNTGGFLLAILGILSLAFADILVDLNYFSKPTFLFLLTNLTIIIMTILVLVSLNQETIPSTVGFKIMTFNLTVLYLILSIVANFLFNRFRVDFQNEMSREKHSIKTQLESGTTFPFVYLSDLVVDLQNQNFRINKINFTKENIKQIFDRPASFESFTVESFSNEPNGIYWTSDFYAKNHHFLIAIPYIEYRNIVHQTVVWLIVTLLFSLFTIFMLYPVLHKTSIVYPLTRLLAGIRKMHSGDLFVTVKVSSRDEIGELSNSFNEMISIVRDARLQLEQKIKERTESLNQTILELRETQEQLLQAERMSTLGKIAASVAHEINNPLAAIKGSIQFIKDGQTNVLNPEKTENFLLAEKFIAEFKNQKRSEVTSRFKRKKELIAFFKSKSIPDPISLADTCFDFKIETVPEEYQKLFETEEGRNIFQSLLNDFVIGFHLGIIETAVERASKIVFALKHHSYSGPRESQKLLVLKEGIDSVLSMYSTSWKQNIEIEWKVSGDPRVLGHADELVQVWTNLIYNSIQACPKEGGKIRIFLKEEETDAVITIEDNGKGIPEDILPRIFEPFFTTKELGMGTGLGLSIVQKIIQNHNGSIQVESQPGKTLFSIRFPLAKS
- a CDS encoding lytic transglycosylase domain-containing protein, with the translated sequence MRKQNSLIQILGTCFLALMFLTESYGKISSAGLSVRNESSKRKLEVYIAKYRPSLSARERSELVSALERASLNLRLPAGKKHERYDKLGFLVGLVHTESQFHKRAKSHKGALGLMQVMPATAKWLATKEGISFSSEKDLYDPETNLYLGVLYLNYLFERTDSVEAALLSYNAGLGGYKRFGGIPEYSKSVYRYYEDWKSMPVPTRSMISETVASLLSI
- a CDS encoding penicillin acylase family protein, whose protein sequence is MLDKVKTFTRKRPFLSLFLLFILTLPVSLHFLFWGLVSLKAPNYQGEIVSDKIISKVTVIRDSAGIPHIVAGDAKSAYFALGYTMAQDRIFQMELQRRIGKGELTEIFGEKLIPTDQFLKSLLLKKTAEEYANQKEHIYPEAWNQLDWFLEGVNHFLSEDNLPIEYTILGIKPKPFDRVDAISFLFYMGFSFAEGIKSDSLYTIMESELKGRSASELFPRYDFEKNATILETQPDVQKLAQNLDLKNLNPIHTQSQNHSLKPNQQNLTSGSDVLNLKQLVSFVNQLQLPIEPLEGSNSWLVGPSRSESGGAVLANDPHIALSNPGAWYEAYIEYPGYENYGYFLSIIPFPLIAHNRDKAWGLTMLEQDDVNLYLETIDGNKFKTGAGWKDLTYYRDPIRKKDGTEIPFEVGITNHGPLITEHIKGFKGRPVSLYWAHHHLQNPLLDVLFQMGKSKSFTELDSASSMIGAPGLNFSYADKNGNIAYYAVGRFPILKSGNSRKILEGSTGENDVIGYVPAKNNPKIINPKNGIIVTANNQVTNKSLPGLGKPEGNWQPPDRFQRLVGILETKEKWSLEELAAIQNDTVSSFAPEYLDLVLSTVKDAKTPNGKKVLGILKTWNFEHFPESQGAAVYDVFFYITLRELLIDEMGPANFELYGDMAEYWNAYRRFVRNPDSTFWDDLRTEGITESREDILKRSIEETGRYLEKHLSASPSLWTWKNLYKIKHPHPLGVLPVIGGIFDIGPLPAAGGAEVVNNLKYKLMKEDWTATAGPSKRRVIDYGRFEESVTQLPIGNSGNLASPFYGNLVDDYINGVHRKILYSKEQVGEGRFRLEFRPR